The following proteins are encoded in a genomic region of Pseudoxanthomonas suwonensis 11-1:
- the rpsB gene encoding 30S ribosomal protein S2: MPQITMRQMLEAGVHFGHQTRYWNPKMGPYIFGARGKIHIINLEKTVPLFQDAMNFISGIAQKRGTILFLGTKRSARDAMKEEAERCGMPYMTQRWLGGTLTNFRTVKQSVSRLKELEAAETDGTFEKLVKHEVLGLRRERDKLEASLGGIKDMNRLPDALFVIDIGHEDIAIKEAKKLGIPVVAVVDTNYDPNLVDYAIPGNDDAIRAVQLYARAAADAVLEGKAAAPHAATVTESDFAEGEEAKGARRAPAKKGPRKGKAEEGEAAAAE; this comes from the coding sequence ATGCCCCAGATCACCATGCGCCAGATGCTGGAAGCCGGCGTCCACTTCGGCCACCAGACCCGTTACTGGAACCCGAAGATGGGTCCGTACATCTTCGGCGCCCGCGGCAAGATCCACATCATCAACCTCGAGAAGACCGTCCCGCTGTTCCAGGACGCGATGAACTTCATCTCGGGCATCGCCCAGAAGCGCGGCACCATCCTGTTCCTGGGCACCAAGCGCAGCGCGCGCGACGCCATGAAGGAAGAGGCCGAGCGTTGCGGCATGCCGTACATGACCCAGCGCTGGCTGGGCGGCACCCTGACCAACTTCCGCACCGTGAAGCAGTCGGTCTCCCGCCTGAAGGAGCTCGAGGCCGCCGAGACCGACGGCACTTTCGAGAAGCTGGTCAAGCACGAAGTGCTGGGCCTGCGCCGCGAGCGCGACAAGCTGGAAGCCTCGCTGGGCGGCATCAAGGACATGAACCGCCTGCCCGACGCCCTGTTCGTGATCGACATCGGCCACGAGGACATCGCCATCAAGGAAGCCAAGAAGCTCGGCATCCCGGTGGTCGCCGTCGTCGACACCAACTACGACCCCAACCTGGTCGACTACGCCATCCCGGGCAATGACGACGCCATCCGCGCCGTCCAGCTGTACGCCCGCGCCGCCGCCGACGCGGTCCTGGAAGGCAAGGCTGCCGCCCCGCACGCCGCCACCGTGACCGAGTCCGACTTCGCCGAGGGCGAAGAGGCCAAGGGCGCCCGCCGCGCCCCGGCCAAGAAGGGTCCGCGCAAGGGCAAGGCCGAGGAAGGCGAGGCCGCCGCGGCCGAGTAA
- the map gene encoding type I methionyl aminopeptidase, which translates to MTVHLKTPEEIEKMRIAGRLAAEVLEMITPYVKPGVSTEELDRICHDHIVKVQGAIPANVGYRGYPKTTCISVNNVICHGIPSEAKVLKDGDIVNIDVTVIKDGWHGDTSRMYYAGTPSVMARRLVETTFEAMWRGIRAVRPGATLGDVGHAIQAYAESERFSVVREYCGHGIGKVYHDEPQVLHYGRPGEGLVLKPGMTFTIEPMINEGTRYTRVLPDGWTVVTKDRKLSAQWEHMVAVTEDGVDVLTLAEGQLPPA; encoded by the coding sequence ATGACCGTGCACCTCAAGACCCCCGAAGAAATCGAGAAGATGCGCATCGCCGGCCGCCTGGCCGCCGAGGTGCTGGAAATGATCACCCCGTACGTGAAGCCGGGCGTGAGCACCGAGGAACTGGACCGCATCTGCCACGACCACATCGTGAAGGTGCAGGGCGCGATCCCGGCCAACGTCGGCTACCGCGGCTATCCCAAGACCACCTGCATCTCGGTCAACAACGTCATCTGCCATGGCATCCCGAGCGAAGCCAAGGTCCTGAAGGACGGCGACATCGTCAACATCGACGTCACCGTGATCAAGGACGGCTGGCACGGCGACACCAGCCGCATGTACTACGCCGGCACCCCTTCGGTGATGGCGCGGCGCCTGGTCGAGACCACGTTCGAGGCGATGTGGCGCGGCATCCGCGCGGTCAGGCCGGGCGCGACCCTGGGCGACGTCGGCCACGCGATCCAGGCCTACGCCGAATCCGAGCGTTTCTCGGTGGTGCGCGAGTACTGCGGCCACGGCATCGGCAAGGTCTACCACGACGAGCCGCAGGTGCTGCACTACGGCCGCCCGGGCGAGGGCCTGGTGCTGAAGCCGGGCATGACCTTCACCATCGAGCCGATGATCAACGAGGGCACCCGCTACACCCGCGTGCTGCCCGACGGCTGGACCGTGGTCACCAAGGACCGCAAGCTCTCCGCGCAGTGGGAGCACATGGTGGCCGTGACCGAGGACGGGGTCGACGTGCTGACGCTGGCGGAAGGCCAGCTGCCACCGGCGTGA